AATCCTTTCTGAGCAATTTCCAATCTGATAATCTGATTGATCTCAGCATGCGTCACAGCCAAGTTAAACAACTATGGAAGGGATCTAAGGTAagattttctcttcttcttcttttgttcttttattttttcaaagaagtttcttaatttttaacaacTATATTTTGGTCCATAGCAGAGTTTGGGAAGCTTGAAACGCATTGACCTGAGCTGGTCCAAAAACCTGATCGAGACACCAGATTTCAGCGGAACCCCAAATCTTGAGACAGTAAACTTTTCAGAGTGTAGAAGTTTGTCTAAGGTCCACCCATCCATTGGAGTTCTCAAACGGCTTAAATTGCTGGATTTAAATTCCTGCAGACGTCTTAGAAGCCTTCCAGACAAAATCAATTTGCAATCTCTTgaaaaaatttctcttttttattgttcaagACTCGAGAAGTTTCCAGATATTGTGGGAGATATGACATCTTTGCAGGAAGTTAGTTTGGGTTGTACTGCCATAAAAGAATTGCCGTTATCATTTAAGAATTTATCCGGCATTTCTAAAGGATTGTTTTTAAGAGGCTGCAAAAACCTTTCGATTTTCCAGAGTGTTATATATAGTTTGTCATCTCTTATAGAACTGGATTTATGTGACTGCCGAAGACTAGAGAAATTTCCAGACTTGAGTAGCATGGAATGTCTGAAATTGCTTGCATTGGAGAAAACTGCTATAACACAATTGCCATCCCCCAGTCTACGTCCAAAAAACATCAAAGAATTACACCTTAGTGGATTCCAAGGTTTGCCACCTAAATCAAGAGATTCACGCTTCCATCTTTACCCGTCAAAAAAAAGCTCAGATCCCATCCGTGTCTCTTATTTATCATATTGCAGTACAGAATGCTATTCACATGCCATTTATGTTGAATATAAAGGTGAAGGCGACAGTATATTGCATGGACTAGGAATTTATTTGCGGGCTATAGGCAATCCATTGATGTATGACTATGATGTGAGTCTCTTTCTCTCCCTaactttcaagttttcaacacgcacgcacacacactCACTAAATCCCCGTTGTGTGAACAGTTTTCTTGGAAGTGGGTGTTTAAAATACTGCAATTaaactctttttgtttttactttgcAGATTCTATATGGCTGGTCGTTGGTACATGGAATCCCAAAGTGGTTTGACAATAGAAGTCCTGGTTCCTCTGTAAAACTTGAGTTGCACAATAGTAAGTGGAAGGGATGTGCTTTGTTTATTCTTTATGAAGTCCATGACCAGACAGAGAATTCGAATTATAGGATTTTTGATTGTGATTTTGGTCCATACATCTGGTTTTGGTTTAGTTTTGAAACCGATGAAGATCCTGTAAAAAGTTCCGTTTCCATTCGAGGCCCTCAAGTTTCTTTTGTTGGGGCGATTGGGTTTTGGGTGTACATATCAGCTCAGTGGTTTTCGGAACGATGGAATAATTTGGATGGATGGAGCTACATTGAAACTTCGATTACAACACAAAACGTTAATCGTGGTTGGAGTGGCGAGATTGAGATGAAAGAGTGCGGGGTGCGTCTTATATATCCGCATGATGCTTCACAAACGTTCTACAATAGCATTGTTCCTCTTGGTTTCGAATTAGAATTCGTGGAAAGGGGTAGCTGTGGCGTGGAGCCCCTCAATATCATTGACCTTGTCAaggaaatttaaatttaatgttGTTTCATCAATTGGTCCATTCACAGGTCACAGCTTCCAGATTAGTTTAGGCATTTCAGCTGAAATTGAGGCTTCCTTCAATTGCTAGGACTGCCCAAGCTTTTCTTACTTCTGGGGCTCTATGTTTCTAAAGTTTCTGGTAAGTCATCCTCCCTCCACTCTTCATCTCAAATCAAGTAGCTCTGTAATTTGATAGGTCCCAATCAGAGCCACAAGCACAAGAACAAATACCTACTAATATTCTCTCTGTCCtatcataatttcttttttggttcGTGATTTGATGGAGACAGTAACCTTCCCAATTCCCATGGGTTAACACTCACTCAAATTAGTACtgttcattttccattttccattttccattTTTGAAACGATGATCtgcttaattttcttgttaatcaGGCTTTCCAATGTTGAATATGGTCCTAAAAAGTCTCAGACTGATTTTCatcatttaatttcatttgtctgtcaatttatttaacaaaaaaaaaatggatttggCTTAATCAATATATAGGTTTGAGTTTCACATCAGTCAAAGATGTAACATTTATAATCCTCCTTTATTGCATCAGATGCATACTGAATCAAGTTATTGATGGCACTGGCAAGGAGAGTTGTTGGATTGATAGGGGACAAGGAAAGCATTCTTGTTGGATGTTTTACCCCTTTCATCCTATATGCTGCAAATTTGTATGCTTCATACTTGTTGCAATGTTTTATGGtttgtatttttcttcattttgatatTAAATGCTATTAATGTTTGCCATCGAGAGAGTTGTATACTCTATCTTGCAAAGATAGTTCCTCCCCATTTGTTACATTttatatagagtaatgctatatacagttaTAAAGTGTGTAAGTCCCATgcaattcatttgaaaaatagtggggtccactattaattttttttttttttttttttatgtgagtcacgcaatttatttgaaaaagagtggggtccactattaaatttttttttatgtgagtcgtatttactcactttttaaaGAGATTGCGCGGTACTTACACACTtcatgattgcaaatatcatttctttttttatacagTACAATGAAAGTTAGGTAAGAGTGCGTTTTGTAGGATTATAGTTTTTATAGCCAACATGAAGTAACCTAAGCAATATATACAAGTTCTTGGAGTTTTACAATAAATGTAAGTATTTCCTGTTCTTcttaaagttttgaattttgatacgATGTTGAGTTCATTAACGATGCCATGAGAAAATGTGACGCAGAGAACAAGTGAGggaaatattaaatacaatgcCCACATAAAGTTTCTACcgaattgcattttattttattttttaatttttttacttaataattaaataagtatttttaaataaatgagaaaaCTTTTATACCGGTCGGCTGTTCATATCCAAATAACAGTCCTCCAATAACATTTTGCCACCTAGATCCttcattttacattttgtgCACCTGACTACAGCTgattaaaaattcacaaaactcCTCCTGCGCCCTCTCCTCTTCATTTTACACCCTAGCCATCAACGTATTTATTGATGCTACTACACTGCCAAAACCTATGACCAAGGACCACCCTCACCCATAACATCGTCGACAACCACCACTTTAAACGGCCAACAAAGTTTACCTCGCTCTCGCATTTCCCGTCCCACTCTCTAGATTTTTGTGAAAAGTGATTAGAGAAAAAGAACACCAACTAAATAAAGACCCAATTGAATCTCTCTTGATAGTGTTCTTGTGGAAAGTCTGCTACATGACTGAATTGTAGAAGCAGAAAAACAAGCCTTGCCAGAAAATGAGGTATTTGAGCTCACATTTTTTTCACGGTCAAGAAACTGTTGAGGCGGGCTGGAAGTGCTTGGAGACGAAGACTAAGAAATGCTTGAAATTCGATTTCTGTAAATTGTTTGCGGTGATCCTGTGTGGTGAGGCCTaattagtttattgtatttttgtgTACATGTCACCATGTGAATAGAGGGTTGCTATTCTCAGTTTGATAGCCGGACCGCTCTGCAGTGAAACtgtaaataaatttgtatttttttttaagaaatatttaaaactttaaaaaaatgtttgaaaaaaatagtaaaaaaaaaaaaaaaaaaaaaaagcatgatcGGTGAGGATTCTCGCTGTGGACTTAGCATTGTCCAATACTAAATAGGTGGCGTTCGTTTGTCGTATTTTTATATGCTGACAAACATTTACACATCAATACAGATACGCCATGCTTACAAACCCGTATGTACACATTAATACAATTTCGTATTTTACAAATGCGGATTAACATGTATTAgatctagaaaaataaaaaataaaatggaatttgaaaatcaaatcataaaatGTCCACGTATGCCTGTCACAATGATGAGCATGTGGCGCTGAAGTATTTCTGTATTTTAGCAAGATTctatttggatacagaaacagtttatcttatttcatcattatattttttttaaatttttatataaaatataataaataatttaatttttttaaaatttcaaattaataatagtattaaaaaataatattttatttaacttttatctaaaattctctatctcattattcaaataagatcttaatctatatatctatttatagaTGATAAGTTAATAGATTAGATTCTAAAACAATTTCCTTTCCACTTAGAAATTTGGTATTCACATAACTGACAAGAAAAGGAAGGGTAAATATTTTAAGAGTGCAATCTGTCTTTTAGAGAAATGTTAGAGATAcggagaaaattataaaaattatgttcatAGACTCgacatcaaatctattttatggGTTGGGCTACTCTGCCGTTTAAAGTATCTCGTTCAATCTGACCGCTAGgtcaattttaatatttattttttttaattttttaattcacattttttatcattttaaaatatttttaaaaaatataaaaaaatatcaatacaaaaataattacttttttaattattaagtaaaaaaaattaaaatacatgaggtgTCAAAAAGAAGAGGTAAAATGAGTGgacaaagtagcatttttctttataataaacaCAATCTCAATCAGCctgataatattttttctagataCCCAAAGATTGAGCACTTGTTTGGatgttttaaagtattttaaaattttatgaataataatgaaatagtttgattaaaaatattttattgtgttttgagaaatgagagaaaaaaatttaaataaaaatattttagtgatatttGATAATGaagttatgagaaattttgaaaattttggtgtTAGCCAAACATGGTCTCGAtatcaatatgaaaaaatgttttatctttaaaaattatataaaagtaaatttataaattaatatatttaattataaaaatatttttattagaaaatatataagaaattttatataaaattgtatcaattttcataaactTGGAAGGTTAATGACAAGTCGGCAAGGAGGATTATAATGTAGTTTATTAAGGTGGCTTGGCGTTATAGTAAGTACAAAAGAAAGGCATTGGAATTGTGGTGGCAATGGCATGGGTgttagaagagagagagagagagtcagacAGAGGATAGGGAAGGGTAGAGCCGTATAGTTAGTTGCGTGGCTGCCTATTCATTCTATAGGAACTGCAGCTTGGGTGTGAGAGATCTGCCAAGGCTTCCAACTGTGAAACAATCTGCCCACGATTTCCACCATCTCCGAGCGCTGCTTCCTCCCTCacttatttcctttctcctttccctttccatttcttttgtgaatagtttattatataatttaagcTTATACGGGGGAGGAAGATACTTGTTTTCTTTggttataatttaattttcaaaaaacaagATAGAGGCCCAGTGAGGAAGAGGGCCGGAGAGGCAATTTTTGGTATCGTATCATACGATCTTCCTCCCTTCTCATTTTGTTCGTCTCTCTTCGATCTGCTTTTCTACAGTCCGGATCTTCAATTGCTTCCCTCACTCTCCCTTTTCCCTACATTCAAACGTTTTGTGATTTGTGAGTAGGACGGAAAAGAAGGGAATGATGGTGATGGAGAGCGAGAAGAAGTTAGCGGCAGTGTCGGATGTCGGAGCGTGGGCCATGAACGTCATCAGTTCCGTCGGAATTATCATGGCCAACAAGCAGCTCATGTCCGCCAACGGCTATGCTTTCAGCTTCggttacctctctctctctctctctctcattcgcatttcccttttctttttcgtaTGTTTTAGATCTCAGATCTCCGACCCTTTACCTCTACCTCGATTTTTTCCTGTTTTGGCCGTCCCCTCGTATGTTTCCTCTTGCTAAtctactgttttttttttttttttgcttgatcTCCTGTTTGTCTGTTTATTTGTTATGCAGTTTCGCTTGAAATTTTTAATCCCTTTGCAGCTTGATTTTGTATTTAGTTCTTAAAATGATCGGTTCTGCGTTAGAATGCCCGTCTTTTTTAACCCTTCGAAGAGAACATGACCACCCTTCCTACAAACGCATTATGATGAGTGCCCCTTAAAATTTTTACGTCTCGCTATTTTAAATTGCTTCCGGTTTAATACCTTCCACGCGTTGTGCTTTTTCAGCTACAACTTTAACTGGGTTCCACTTCGCCGTAACCGCACTGGTTGGTCTAGTCTCAAATGCTACTGGTTTGTCCGCATCAAAGCATGTTCCTATGTGGGAGCTTCTCTGGTTCTCAATTGTTGCCAATATGTCAATCACAGGGATGAACTTGAGCCTCATGCTCAACTCTGTCGGATTCTACCAAGTATGAATTACAACGTCTTTTCTTTCTAGCATCTTCATTTTCTATAGGTTTCTTCTCTATTTGTGTACATCAGCTTCGAGCTCTCGgttattaattctaatattttgttataaggCTTAATTAACCGAAGAGAAAGTttgtcattatttattttctttcaaagcCTTAGTCGATATGGAAGAGTGTATTTAATGTATAGAGTATGCATTTAGTGGTAGTAACTCCACTACATATTTGGATGCTCTTCTCCCCATCTCCACAGCCTGGCCGGTTTTCTTCCTTTTGCCATCCATTAATCTCATTGTCTACTATGCAGATTTCAAAACTTAGCATGATTCCGGTGGTCTGTGTGATGGAGTGGATGCTTCACAGCAAACGGTACTCAAGGGAAGTCAAGACGTCTGTTGTAGTTGTGGTACTTGGCGTGGGTGTTTGTACAGTAACCGATGTGAAAGTTAATGCCAAAGGTTTTCTATGTGCCTGTGTTGCAGTTTTGTCTACATCTTTGCAGCAGATTGTGAGTATCTCTGTAATTTTTCACTCAAGTTTCCCTAGCTGTTTCCTCCAACGCTGAAATTCACATGAACTTTTGTTCTGGTAATTTATGTGGGATCCAATGACCTAGCAAATTGTTTGTGAGAGTAATCATTCTGTTGTAAGAGAAGCCAATCTTGTCCTCCGTAGATGTGAGATATGTTCAATGTGCTTGAGAACAAGCTTTTCTAAGAGAAATATCTACATGACTACCTAAGAGCCTATCTTTTTTACCTTGGTCATACCTCAGCATTGCTTAGCAATGACTTTTGTTCCCTGCCAGGGCCTAGAACAGGTGGTAGGTAATTCCGTATGGCTCGGTAACTCCTTTCATATTATGATCAGTGATATGCAATAAAATGCGAGGCATGATGATGGCAGAAAAAGGGCTTCCCAAGAAATTCGGATTTTAGGTTAAGCGTTCCAAGCCCAAAGAGGTAGAAAATCAGAGGACATAATCTTAGTTGGCATAAAGGTATCTTAGTGGGACACAGCAAAACTTATACTAGTGCTCTATGTAGAGAAGCTATATGTATATTTGTACTGTTTCGAAGCAAATATATACTAGTGCTCATGTTGTGATCATTGGGTGAGATATCAAGGTGTGACCTGACATTCTTTACTGGGCTTCTTGTTAGACTTTAGGTTAGAGGTCTGGTGTTCAAGCCAATTGAAGGTAGGATTAGGACTAGATTGTAATAAAAAGTCTAGCTCAAATGGCGGCTGGGAGAAGGGTCAATTTGCAAGTTCGAAACCAATTGGGTCTATGTGTAATAGTAACTTATCAATAGGGGAAAAATAGCCATTTGTTTGAAATGTCAACTAGGAAATGATTCATATTAGATATAATCCTCTTCATTGGTAATACCGTAATATGTATTTTCAGCTCCCAAGGCAAACTAATTGTTCAAAGCTATGTacttgtaaagaaaaaaaatctatgaacAAATAATTTGCCATGAAAGATGGAACAGGTATGAATGAAGGTTCTAAACTATTTAGTGTGGCTTTCATTCcacgtaattttattttttaatctaagaaatgaaaatgttggCCAGATTTCATTGGCTAATAGCTTTACAGGAGGTTCTACAAGAAAGATGGGCAAGAACTTAAATGGGGTTAGGAATTATAGTGGAAACAGTTTGAGTTGTCatgcaaaattcaaataatattcagCATGTTATATTATTTGGGACATGAGTGAAAGATTGCAGGACTTGTATCAGTTGTCCTGTCAGggatcacataaaaaaaattaggtgcTAAATGAAGGTTATGAATCATGGATGATGATTTCTCAATACAAATATTCATGCTCTCgttgaaaattaattatactTTATGCTCGCTGATTtcgttaatttattttttttaatttgtggaTCAGACAATTGGCTCCCTGCAGAAGAAGTACTCAATTGGATCATTCGAATTGCTGAGTAAGACTGCCCCAATTCAAGCCCTTTCTCTCCTCATTCTTGGTCCATTTGTTGACTACTACCTTAGCGGCAGATTTATTACAAACTACCAGATGTCTTCTGGTGCCATTGTAAGAACTCAATACTTTGTCCAATTACATCTGTCTAATAACTCCTATATACGGAGTGTATATCTTTTAAAGCGTGTCTAATGACATGGTGTTAATATGTGCAGTTTTTCATACTTCTTTCATGCTCCCTAGCAGTGTTCTGTAATGTGAGCCAGTACCTATGCATTGGGCGCTTCTCAGCTGTCTCCTTCCAGGTTTTAGGTCACATGAAAACAGTGTGTGTCCTCACACTGGGGTGGCTACTCTTCGATTCAGCAATGACTTTCAAGAACATCATGGGGATGATTCTTGCTGTCCTCGGTATGGTAATTTATAGTTGGGCTGTGGAGGTTGAAAAGCAGTCAAACACAAAGACAGCCCCCCATTCGAAAAACAGCATGACAGAAGAGGAAATCCAACTTTTGAAAGATGGAATGGAGAGTGTTCTTGTGAAGGATGTTGAACTACTTGGTGAGTCTAAAGGATAGGTTGCCCTGTTTTTGGCCAGCAAGGAGGGAGCGAACGAGGGGAAGGAAGATATTATTTGTGGCTAGGGATTACAGGTATTTTTATGCGtttcaattcattttagtttgtatTGCTTTTACTTTCTGGCAGCAAGACTTGATATTCCATCTGCTGGCCATCACACGCATCCATCTTAGAAATTGCCTTGTGCTTCTTTGATTTAATTGTTCCGGTCttctaaattatttctttttgtactTGTATGTTCGAAGATCCGGAGATAAAATCATCATGAGACaattgaaaatgtaaaatcCATATGATAATTGAAGGCGCgtaatctatttatttattttttcagtactagaattttcttttccctATGAATCTTTGACACATTCTCTGTGAAGCAGCAAAGATGGTTTTAAGACCATACGAGAGAGCAATATTGAGTCTGATGATCCTGAAGTACTCTATGTATGTATAAATAGagtcaattattttttttatttattaagattttgttacgatcccacatcgaAAGTAAGAGTTTGGTTGGTGGTTTATAAGCTCATAAGCACCCTTCTATTGTAAACTAGTTTTTAAGGGTGAGTTATACCTAGTGAGTTCATAACAAATAGTATCAAAGTCACCTCACGTATGTAGTTCATGTTGGCACGGTTGCAATTGTGCGGCACGGGAGGTGATGTCGGCATGACAGTGTTCGTCCAGGGTTAGGAAAGACCTAGCGCACAGCCAGCCCGTGTGAGCGTTGGGACTATTGTGGACGTCGGCTGCGGAGCGTGGTGGTTGTTACGATCCCACGTCGACTAAGAATGAGATTTGTTTGTGGTTTATAAGTCTCTAGGCACCCTTTCCTTGTGAGTCAGTTTTCAAgagtgagttctacctagtggaTTCATAACAGATTTTCTTGGAAATCGTAGATTTCCTAcgattagaaaatgaaaaatgacatattttttcaatctttttacTAAATGGAtgagatttctcaaaaataatgaactcttataaatatttataaattattttatgaaaatgtcCTCCATTTCAAGAGGAAAATGGTTTcccttgcttttttttttcgtttaaaGTAAATTTGGGTACTTGCAAAAGGGTAAAGAGgacaaaatgaaaaggaaaaggaggaaaggaaataaagataaaaaaaaaaaaaaacagaaaaggaaag
This genomic interval from Juglans microcarpa x Juglans regia isolate MS1-56 chromosome 4D, Jm3101_v1.0, whole genome shotgun sequence contains the following:
- the LOC121259918 gene encoding UDP-rhamnose/UDP-galactose transporter 1-like, encoding MMVMESEKKLAAVSDVGAWAMNVISSVGIIMANKQLMSANGYAFSFATTLTGFHFAVTALVGLVSNATGLSASKHVPMWELLWFSIVANMSITGMNLSLMLNSVGFYQISKLSMIPVVCVMEWMLHSKRYSREVKTSVVVVVLGVGVCTVTDVKVNAKGFLCACVAVLSTSLQQITIGSLQKKYSIGSFELLSKTAPIQALSLLILGPFVDYYLSGRFITNYQMSSGAIFFILLSCSLAVFCNVSQYLCIGRFSAVSFQVLGHMKTVCVLTLGWLLFDSAMTFKNIMGMILAVLGMVIYSWAVEVEKQSNTKTAPHSKNSMTEEEIQLLKDGMESVLVKDVELLGESKG